A window of the Desulfobacula toluolica Tol2 genome harbors these coding sequences:
- a CDS encoding TonB-dependent receptor plug domain-containing protein has product MRDVPSAITAFTETDLEDADIVDIKAVTDMIPNMMIDSGIGGNNNVIFRGIGSSMFTGKNPVVLYVDGVPFDQVSHYGADLVNIERVEVLRGPQGTLYGKNAIGGAINVVSKKTGNTMESKASIQAGSNETYGVKGFINGPLIKDELFFGLSANYNESRGFMKNEAPGQDYFDAKENKNAKARLRWLPTDQFEVNFHAGIDQLRNGSDTSIAPGPLRYHEKRNPHSVPGKQRAIKMDGGTLLFL; this is encoded by the coding sequence ATCCGGGATGTCCCGTCGGCCATCACGGCATTTACCGAAACGGATCTTGAGGATGCCGATATCGTAGATATCAAGGCTGTTACAGACATGATCCCCAATATGATGATCGATTCCGGAATAGGAGGCAATAATAATGTTATTTTCCGGGGGATTGGTTCCAGCATGTTTACCGGCAAAAATCCTGTTGTCCTTTATGTGGACGGTGTTCCCTTTGATCAGGTCTCCCATTATGGCGCGGACCTTGTCAATATTGAACGGGTGGAGGTGCTTCGCGGTCCCCAGGGCACCCTGTACGGGAAAAATGCCATTGGCGGTGCCATTAATGTCGTCTCCAAAAAAACCGGCAATACCATGGAATCAAAGGCAAGCATACAGGCGGGCTCGAATGAAACCTATGGTGTCAAAGGTTTTATTAACGGACCCCTTATAAAAGATGAATTGTTTTTCGGTCTGTCTGCCAATTATAATGAATCAAGGGGCTTCATGAAAAATGAAGCTCCGGGCCAGGATTATTTTGATGCCAAAGAAAATAAAAATGCCAAGGCCCGGCTTCGATGGCTGCCGACAGATCAATTTGAGGTTAATTTCCATGCCGGTATTGATCAGTTAAGAAACGGTTCCGACACAAGCATTGCCCCGGGTCCACTCAGGTACCATGAAAAAAGAAATCCGCATTCAGTCCCTGGAAAACAGCGGGCGATTAAAATGGATGGTGGGACTCTACTATTCCTTTGA